One segment of Marinobacter sediminum DNA contains the following:
- a CDS encoding MotA/TolQ/ExbB proton channel family protein, producing the protein MNLYSSIVSFFQEGGAFMFPIALVLMVGLAIAAERWLFLKRAFRSNRNAYGELLPLMKESKFDEAEKKAQDNSSAIGRLVAVALDTMRASPRRDDIHAAMQEGVMESLPRLSKRTNYLSILANVSTLLGLLGTIIGLIAAFTAVANADPADKATLLSQSISVAMNTTAFGLIVAIPLLLIHSLLQNKTLEIVESIEMAGVKALNTIVRSNRRSVNTRESDA; encoded by the coding sequence ATGAATCTTTACTCAAGCATTGTTTCATTTTTCCAGGAAGGCGGGGCCTTCATGTTTCCGATTGCGCTGGTGCTGATGGTCGGCCTGGCCATTGCGGCGGAGCGCTGGCTGTTCCTGAAGCGGGCTTTCCGTTCCAACAGGAATGCCTATGGTGAGCTGCTGCCATTGATGAAAGAGAGCAAGTTCGATGAAGCCGAGAAGAAGGCCCAGGACAACAGTTCTGCCATTGGCCGCTTGGTGGCCGTAGCGCTGGATACCATGCGCGCGTCTCCGCGTCGTGATGACATCCACGCGGCCATGCAGGAAGGCGTGATGGAAAGTCTTCCGCGGCTTTCCAAGCGCACCAATTACCTCTCCATTCTGGCCAACGTGTCCACCCTGCTCGGGCTGCTCGGTACCATCATCGGTCTGATCGCGGCGTTCACCGCGGTGGCTAACGCGGATCCGGCGGACAAGGCGACCCTGCTGTCGCAGTCCATCTCGGTGGCCATGAACACCACCGCCTTCGGTCTGATCGTGGCCATCCCGCTGCTGCTGATCCACTCCCTGCTGCAGAACAAGACGCTGGAAATCGTCGAGAGCATCGAGATGGCCGGTGTTAAGGCCCTGAACACCATCGTTCGCAGTAACCGTCGTTCTGTTAACACGCGTGAATCCGACGCCTGA
- a CDS encoding AraC family transcriptional regulator, giving the protein MTGFLALVLFTVWGGHAVASEDNADSKDSADVGAPAAALDQIIETPMSVRKSRERAQRAVNELSRDIQNLKQSVVVLNKDLRVLEEDLLFPANTRFHVFLSLNVGEFFRLEGVELRLDNETIASYLYSEEERMALAKGGMHRLHLGNVSAGEHTLSAFFVGQGPNGREYKRGSSLRFSKGQGPKYVELSVADSEARQQPEFTVREW; this is encoded by the coding sequence TTGACCGGCTTTCTGGCTTTGGTTCTGTTCACTGTCTGGGGCGGTCATGCAGTGGCCAGTGAAGACAATGCCGATAGCAAGGACAGTGCTGACGTGGGAGCACCGGCAGCGGCGCTCGACCAAATCATTGAAACCCCGATGTCGGTTCGCAAAAGCCGGGAACGGGCCCAGCGCGCCGTGAACGAGCTCTCCCGGGACATCCAGAACCTGAAGCAGTCCGTGGTGGTCCTGAACAAGGATCTGCGGGTGCTTGAAGAAGATCTGCTGTTCCCTGCAAACACCCGTTTTCATGTATTCCTGTCGCTGAACGTTGGCGAGTTCTTCCGTCTGGAAGGGGTTGAGCTGCGGTTAGACAACGAGACCATTGCCTCATACCTGTACAGCGAAGAAGAGCGCATGGCTCTGGCCAAGGGCGGCATGCATCGCCTGCACCTGGGTAATGTCAGCGCTGGCGAGCACACCCTGTCAGCCTTCTTTGTCGGGCAAGGGCCGAATGGCCGCGAGTACAAGCGGGGTAGCAGCCTGCGATTTTCCAAAGGGCAGGGGCCCAAGTACGTGGAGCTGAGCGTTGCCGACTCCGAAGCGCGGCAGCAGCCGGAATTTACCGTTCGGGAGTGGTAG
- a CDS encoding tetratricopeptide repeat protein has translation MAMVSVKSLHAGVVMTAVLLSGCAGLGSVGGVGTAPETPEKKVVESAPAEPKTGAGTGSQRHLPQQGYDAQGKKVAYVPAPNPYTAASKPVPPEAVARFRSASDLMADEQYRDARKAFEAITRDYPDLSGPWLKLGELAEIGERMERAEKSYQKALAINPQNVNAYLALALFQRRSGDFEEARDTYVSALELWKDFPEAHLNLAILYDLYMNQPALAQPHFEAYAFLTKGDDPQVADWLIEIRRRTGIETSFIDNPPPAPKAPEETVSADPMAAEKSSETTKTEEKG, from the coding sequence ATGGCGATGGTATCCGTTAAGTCCTTGCATGCGGGCGTGGTCATGACTGCGGTGCTGTTGTCCGGTTGCGCCGGGCTGGGCTCGGTAGGCGGTGTCGGAACAGCCCCGGAAACTCCGGAAAAGAAAGTGGTCGAGAGTGCACCGGCCGAGCCAAAGACTGGCGCCGGGACTGGCAGTCAGCGCCACCTGCCGCAACAGGGCTACGATGCCCAGGGCAAAAAGGTGGCCTACGTGCCGGCTCCCAACCCTTACACCGCCGCGTCCAAGCCGGTTCCTCCGGAGGCCGTTGCGCGCTTCCGGTCCGCAAGCGATCTGATGGCGGATGAGCAGTACCGGGATGCGCGAAAGGCTTTCGAGGCCATCACCCGCGATTACCCGGATTTGTCCGGGCCCTGGCTCAAGCTGGGCGAACTGGCAGAGATTGGCGAGCGCATGGAACGGGCCGAAAAGTCCTACCAAAAGGCACTGGCCATCAATCCACAGAACGTCAATGCCTACCTGGCCCTGGCTTTGTTCCAGCGCCGCAGCGGAGATTTTGAAGAGGCTCGCGATACCTATGTCTCGGCGCTGGAGCTGTGGAAAGATTTTCCCGAGGCCCACCTGAACCTGGCAATTCTGTACGACCTCTATATGAATCAACCCGCGTTGGCGCAGCCGCATTTCGAGGCATACGCGTTCCTGACCAAGGGCGATGATCCGCAGGTTGCCGACTGGCTGATCGAAATCCGGCGTCGTACCGGCATCGAAACCAGCTTCATCGACAATCCGCCGCCTGCGCCCAAGGCCCCGGAAGAGACTGTCTCCGCCGATCCAATGGCGGCGGAGAAGAGTTCGGAAACCACAAAAACCGAAGAGAAAGGCTAG
- a CDS encoding tetratricopeptide repeat protein, protein MRSRILLLTLFIGGCANFNGGPTIGRIQENHQPLADIPLPRVMHEDVRREYRELLKTIEDRELKEQIERRIASVYMLEGDYNQLRGVLPGDNGYFPDAIDAYQQLLQKYPDSSENAEAMYQLAKAYDLDGRDQDARTVLNQFIEDHPHSERLAEVYFRKGDIHFRHEEYEDAEQAYKAVIALGGDSAFLNNSYYLLGWSQYKLSDYDNSLMAFSQVLDRLVPEDGKVEKLDNVNRSLVDDTLRIMSVGLAYAGGASKIDSMFAQRPESAKYTWILYSSLGKHYLKKERYEDSASSFRAFVVQNPESDRAPEMHADMIRAYVDGEFSQQVLPEKESYVRNYGIRSEFWKTKPADIKAKVIANLKTYIDELARHYHATGQRLKRELAEGAISAAGKVASVSEQRTSFLKAAEFYGEYEQTFPNDPRIPEMVYMRAEAAFDGGDYPTAITHYERSAYEFKHPEYGPDAGYAAIIAYQKELERIIAAGGKGSEQLTAWRSKGVDSQLRFVQTYRDDERSGSVLAKTSEELFALGRYERALEVATGIVSREGDVDRELNRTAWGVIAHSQYELGRFPEAEAGYRNQLRYIDSSDAQYAEVTERMGVTIYKQGEQALEAKDLAGAVEHFLRIKAVAPNTDVRVIAQFDAATHLLTLEDWDPALAEMNELRRLFPNHKLAADLPQKIAWAYEQDEQWLMAAREYEAIYRSNATAEVRRDALFLSAELYEKAGEDQQALTYFKKWAFDYEEPFDTRMEARYHVAYLYKRMDDLNRHLYWLRRVIDGHNKAPSNWQSDRSAWLAAWANNEYGDYWRIEFDRVRLRHPLNKSIPRKNEKLKNALDRYQKAVGYEITGQTTRATFNIADLYGQFARELMDAPRPSGLSQLEAMQYELVLEEQAIPFEDLAIEVHQANIERSWGGMFNPWIAKSFDAMAKLNPARFDKQEVQVAYGDGIR, encoded by the coding sequence ATGCGATCTAGGATTCTGCTGCTGACCCTGTTTATCGGTGGTTGCGCCAATTTCAATGGCGGCCCCACCATTGGCCGGATTCAGGAAAACCATCAGCCGCTGGCGGACATACCGTTGCCGCGGGTGATGCATGAGGACGTTCGCCGGGAGTACCGGGAACTGCTGAAGACCATTGAGGACCGGGAACTCAAGGAACAGATTGAGCGCCGGATTGCCAGTGTTTACATGCTGGAGGGAGACTACAACCAGTTGCGCGGCGTGCTGCCGGGCGACAACGGCTATTTCCCTGACGCCATCGACGCCTACCAGCAGTTGCTGCAGAAATACCCGGATTCCAGCGAAAACGCGGAAGCCATGTACCAGCTTGCCAAGGCCTACGACCTGGATGGCCGGGACCAGGATGCGCGGACCGTTCTTAATCAGTTTATCGAGGATCATCCCCACTCTGAACGGCTGGCTGAGGTCTATTTCCGCAAGGGCGATATCCATTTCCGTCACGAAGAGTACGAGGACGCGGAACAGGCCTACAAGGCGGTTATTGCCCTGGGCGGGGATTCGGCCTTCCTGAATAACTCTTATTACCTGCTGGGGTGGTCCCAGTACAAACTGTCCGATTATGACAACAGCCTGATGGCCTTCTCGCAGGTTCTGGACCGATTGGTGCCGGAAGACGGCAAGGTTGAAAAGCTGGATAACGTCAACCGCTCACTGGTGGATGACACCCTGCGCATTATGAGTGTGGGCCTGGCCTATGCTGGCGGTGCCTCGAAAATCGACAGCATGTTTGCGCAACGGCCGGAAAGCGCCAAGTACACCTGGATTCTCTATTCCAGTCTGGGTAAGCATTACCTCAAGAAGGAGCGATACGAGGATTCGGCATCGTCTTTCCGGGCCTTCGTTGTGCAGAATCCGGAATCCGACCGCGCACCGGAAATGCATGCCGATATGATCCGGGCCTATGTGGATGGCGAATTTTCCCAGCAGGTGTTGCCGGAGAAAGAAAGCTACGTCCGCAACTACGGTATCCGTTCTGAGTTCTGGAAGACCAAGCCGGCGGATATCAAAGCCAAGGTCATTGCCAACCTGAAAACCTACATTGATGAACTGGCGCGGCATTACCACGCCACCGGCCAGCGCCTGAAGCGCGAGCTGGCCGAGGGTGCCATCTCGGCCGCAGGCAAGGTTGCCAGTGTCTCGGAGCAGCGCACGAGTTTCCTGAAGGCGGCCGAGTTCTACGGCGAATATGAGCAGACCTTCCCGAACGATCCCCGTATTCCGGAAATGGTGTATATGCGCGCCGAAGCGGCCTTTGATGGTGGTGATTACCCGACCGCCATCACCCATTACGAGCGTAGCGCCTACGAATTCAAGCATCCGGAATACGGCCCCGATGCCGGTTATGCCGCCATCATCGCCTACCAGAAAGAGCTGGAGCGCATCATCGCCGCCGGTGGCAAGGGCTCGGAACAGCTGACGGCCTGGCGCAGCAAGGGTGTTGATAGCCAGCTGCGCTTTGTCCAGACCTACCGGGACGACGAGCGCTCCGGTTCGGTGCTGGCCAAGACTTCTGAGGAACTGTTTGCCCTGGGGCGGTATGAAAGAGCCCTGGAAGTGGCCACCGGTATTGTCAGTCGTGAAGGTGACGTAGACCGCGAACTGAACCGCACTGCCTGGGGCGTAATTGCCCACAGCCAGTACGAGCTCGGTCGGTTCCCGGAGGCGGAGGCCGGTTATCGCAACCAGCTTCGCTACATCGACAGCAGCGATGCGCAATACGCTGAGGTCACCGAGCGCATGGGCGTCACTATCTACAAACAGGGCGAGCAGGCGCTGGAAGCGAAAGACCTGGCCGGCGCGGTCGAGCATTTCCTCCGCATCAAGGCCGTGGCACCGAACACCGATGTGCGGGTAATCGCGCAGTTTGACGCCGCCACCCACCTGTTGACCCTGGAAGACTGGGATCCGGCCCTGGCCGAGATGAACGAGCTGCGCCGCCTGTTCCCAAACCACAAGCTGGCGGCCGATCTGCCCCAGAAGATTGCCTGGGCGTACGAGCAGGATGAGCAGTGGCTGATGGCGGCGCGTGAGTATGAAGCCATCTATCGCAGTAATGCCACGGCTGAGGTCCGTCGGGATGCACTGTTCCTGTCTGCCGAACTGTATGAAAAGGCGGGTGAGGATCAGCAGGCGCTGACGTACTTCAAGAAGTGGGCCTTTGATTACGAAGAACCCTTCGACACCCGTATGGAAGCCCGCTACCACGTGGCTTACCTGTACAAGCGGATGGATGATTTGAATCGTCACCTCTACTGGTTGCGCCGGGTGATCGACGGCCACAACAAGGCGCCCTCCAACTGGCAGAGCGACCGCTCTGCGTGGCTGGCGGCCTGGGCCAACAACGAATATGGCGATTACTGGCGCATCGAGTTTGACCGGGTCCGGCTTCGCCACCCTCTGAACAAGAGCATCCCCCGCAAGAACGAAAAGCTGAAGAACGCGCTGGACCGTTACCAGAAAGCGGTTGGCTACGAAATTACCGGCCAGACCACCCGGGCCACGTTCAACATTGCCGATCTCTACGGCCAGTTCGCCCGCGAGCTGATGGATGCGCCCAGACCGAGTGGCCTCAGCCAGCTTGAAGCAATGCAGTACGAGCTGGTGCTTGAGGAGCAGGCCATTCCCTTCGAAGACCTCGCGATTGAGGTTCATCAGGCCAACATCGAACGTTCCTGGGGCGGCATGTTTAACCCCTGGATCGCAAAGAGCTTCGATGCGATGGCGAAGCTGAATCCGGCTCGATTCGACAAACAGGAAGTACAGGTGGCGTATGGCGATGGTATCCGTTAA
- a CDS encoding ExbD/TolR family protein → MFVKRREPEEADIDITAFMNLMIVLVPVLLMSMVFNHISILELNLPDLTGSQTASAEENRQLEVVVRESAIEVYYPSGNLVKTIDRVEATDDGKDAHHDFRALSNVLQEIKRRLAAKSIAKKDVLLLSEPGVTYQSLVSTMDTLRSAKTVVVAEAVDVELFPDISLGDAPKKGGKS, encoded by the coding sequence ATGTTTGTAAAACGCAGAGAACCAGAAGAAGCGGACATCGACATCACCGCGTTCATGAACCTCATGATCGTTCTGGTACCGGTGCTGCTGATGAGTATGGTGTTCAACCATATCTCAATTCTCGAGCTCAACCTGCCTGATCTGACCGGCTCCCAGACCGCCAGTGCCGAGGAAAACCGGCAGCTGGAAGTGGTGGTGCGGGAATCCGCGATAGAGGTCTATTACCCCAGCGGCAACCTGGTGAAGACCATCGACAGGGTTGAGGCCACGGACGACGGCAAGGACGCGCATCACGACTTCCGGGCCCTGTCCAACGTGCTGCAGGAGATCAAGCGTCGGCTGGCCGCCAAGAGCATCGCCAAGAAAGACGTGTTGTTACTGTCGGAGCCGGGGGTTACCTATCAGTCGCTGGTGTCCACCATGGATACGTTGCGTTCGGCCAAGACCGTTGTCGTGGCCGAGGCTGTGGACGTCGAGCTCTTCCCGGACATCTCCCTGGGGGATGCACCGAAGAAAGGAGGGAAGTCATGA
- a CDS encoding SH3 domain-containing protein, translating into MAHADAQTAFGEDSAVLEVVDPFIELHTAPGRGYPVFHVIEKGEQVELLKRKTNWYKVRSASGEEGWTKAAQLGRTLQPTGLPADLPEVGHGEYLASSWRVGFTTGLFEQSTSFSLAVGYRPLTWLGAELEAGKIYNQSVTSDYYSANLIIEPFHRWDLTPYALAGVSRFSFDARQKVLLSDLGDADAFNVGGGLSYYIGRNFLIRAEYRMYSVSSNSDSTGLSEWKIGLNTFF; encoded by the coding sequence ATGGCACACGCCGACGCACAGACTGCCTTTGGTGAGGACAGTGCCGTACTGGAAGTGGTCGATCCGTTCATCGAACTCCATACCGCGCCGGGCCGGGGCTATCCGGTGTTTCACGTGATTGAGAAGGGCGAACAGGTAGAGCTGCTGAAGCGCAAGACCAACTGGTACAAGGTTCGATCGGCTTCCGGTGAAGAGGGCTGGACCAAGGCCGCGCAGCTAGGGCGCACCCTCCAGCCGACCGGGCTTCCAGCGGATTTGCCCGAGGTGGGTCATGGTGAATACCTGGCATCAAGCTGGCGCGTTGGCTTTACCACCGGCCTGTTTGAGCAGTCCACGAGCTTCAGTCTGGCGGTGGGCTATCGCCCCCTAACCTGGCTGGGCGCGGAGCTGGAGGCGGGCAAAATCTACAACCAGTCGGTCACCAGTGACTACTACAGCGCCAATCTCATTATCGAACCTTTCCATCGCTGGGACCTTACGCCCTACGCGCTGGCCGGAGTCTCGCGCTTTTCGTTCGATGCGCGCCAGAAGGTCCTTTTGAGCGACCTCGGCGATGCGGACGCCTTCAATGTGGGTGGCGGCCTGAGCTATTACATCGGTCGCAATTTTCTTATTCGTGCCGAGTACCGCATGTACTCGGTTTCCTCAAATTCAGACAGCACAGGTTTAAGTGAATGGAAAATCGGTCTGAACACCTTCTTCTGA
- a CDS encoding tetratricopeptide repeat protein, whose protein sequence is MMFARAAHRTLRDAFAGLVLGAVCLPASAAPSVTEVHDLKYGAILFEFYQQNYFEALVEYAWAEGHGGIQNHGTYPELLKGGISLSYGLDNQAEEIFSRVARGNLTEEVRNRAWFYLGKMQYLRGDTSVAARNLGNIQGPLPEAVDSEYRYLAALVNVKLGYFSAGEAVADSIDSDSPFAPYFYFNLAIAFGSQENSGRAIAALEKVIDLNDGSEELQRLADRARMALSFLYAGRDNQASAGLQLSRISSTGAYSNRGLLGASWMAINERDFRDALGPLDVLTKRSIALPEVQEAILLQPHVYEQMGLNGRAAQGFIDADHKFRNALDWLQKARQSMDHADVMELFVRNLDQVLDESDWFGAAPSVSVNHLSPFLVELMSDHSFQSVLKDLRDLYAIRNNLESWQARRDDFDVILAARAASVDGESYRQGLSRLARQLTESRQRYQALSGRMTSLAPDAQERLRWQLEDLAFDITRGENMLEALAGTHTISGGDQFSQAVSHMMAQVDDQMVRTEGLITRLEDVMRTLVATELDIHEQRLKQYQVEAQLAKVRILDRSLQNLDGTEDDGQSAPESAAASADQAEGDDHAI, encoded by the coding sequence ATGATGTTCGCGCGCGCTGCTCATCGAACGCTCAGAGATGCCTTTGCAGGGCTGGTGCTAGGTGCCGTGTGCTTGCCGGCCAGTGCCGCGCCATCGGTTACCGAAGTGCACGACCTCAAGTACGGCGCAATCCTGTTCGAGTTTTACCAGCAGAACTATTTTGAAGCTCTGGTCGAGTATGCCTGGGCCGAGGGGCACGGCGGTATCCAGAATCATGGCACCTACCCGGAACTGCTGAAAGGCGGTATCAGCTTGTCCTACGGACTGGATAACCAGGCTGAGGAGATTTTCAGCCGTGTTGCCCGTGGCAATCTGACCGAGGAAGTGCGCAACCGGGCCTGGTTCTACCTGGGCAAGATGCAATACCTGCGCGGTGACACCAGCGTTGCTGCCCGGAATCTGGGCAACATTCAGGGACCGCTGCCGGAAGCGGTGGACTCTGAATATCGTTACCTGGCGGCCCTGGTTAATGTGAAGCTGGGGTATTTCTCCGCCGGTGAGGCTGTTGCCGACAGCATCGATAGCGACAGCCCGTTCGCCCCGTACTTCTATTTCAATCTGGCAATTGCCTTTGGCTCCCAGGAAAATTCAGGCCGCGCCATCGCTGCACTGGAAAAGGTCATCGATCTGAATGACGGCAGTGAAGAGCTGCAACGCCTGGCTGACCGGGCCAGAATGGCACTCTCCTTCCTCTATGCCGGCAGGGACAATCAAGCCAGTGCCGGCCTGCAGCTTTCCCGGATCAGCAGTACCGGTGCCTACTCCAATCGCGGCTTGCTGGGTGCCAGTTGGATGGCCATTAACGAGCGTGACTTCCGGGATGCCCTCGGGCCGCTCGATGTGCTTACCAAGCGCTCCATTGCTCTGCCGGAGGTTCAGGAAGCCATCCTGCTGCAGCCGCATGTTTATGAACAAATGGGGCTGAATGGTCGGGCGGCTCAGGGCTTTATTGATGCTGACCATAAATTCCGGAACGCCCTGGACTGGCTCCAAAAGGCCAGACAGTCGATGGATCATGCAGATGTGATGGAGCTGTTCGTCCGGAACCTTGATCAGGTTCTGGACGAAAGCGACTGGTTTGGAGCTGCGCCATCGGTATCGGTTAATCATCTCTCACCCTTTCTGGTGGAGCTGATGTCGGATCACAGTTTCCAGTCCGTGCTCAAGGATCTGAGAGACCTGTATGCGATTCGCAATAACCTCGAAAGCTGGCAGGCGCGGCGGGACGACTTCGATGTCATTCTTGCCGCCCGTGCCGCAAGCGTGGATGGCGAGAGCTATCGCCAGGGCCTGTCCCGGCTTGCTCGCCAACTGACCGAGAGTCGTCAGCGGTATCAGGCGCTGTCCGGCCGGATGACCAGCCTCGCACCGGATGCGCAGGAACGGCTGCGATGGCAGCTTGAGGACCTCGCGTTTGATATCACCCGGGGCGAAAACATGCTGGAGGCGCTCGCCGGCACGCACACCATTTCCGGGGGTGACCAGTTCAGTCAGGCGGTCAGCCATATGATGGCGCAGGTCGATGACCAGATGGTTCGAACCGAAGGTCTGATCACTCGCCTTGAAGACGTCATGCGCACCCTGGTGGCCACCGAACTGGATATTCACGAGCAGCGCCTGAAGCAGTACCAGGTAGAGGCTCAGTTGGCAAAGGTCCGGATTCTGGACCGTTCGCTGCAGAACCTGGATGGAACCGAAGACGACGGGCAGTCAGCGCCGGAGTCCGCTGCGGCCTCCGCCGACCAGGCGGAAGGAGACGACCATGCGATCTAG
- a CDS encoding ExbD/TolR family protein, producing MNEKLTSFGLQGSAKAFMKPAKLNLVSLMDIFTILVFFLLLNSGSNEILKVNDVTLPDSTAEERPKETTVVTITEDDILVDGRPVATINEVITSNGLIDGLMQELRFQATKRTELTEREKTLGRAVTILGDQEIPYELLKRVMLTCAKADYRDLSMAVSRVSGNSGA from the coding sequence ATGAACGAGAAGCTGACTTCCTTTGGGCTCCAGGGCAGCGCCAAGGCCTTCATGAAACCGGCCAAGCTGAACCTGGTCTCCCTGATGGACATTTTCACCATCCTGGTGTTCTTCCTGCTCCTCAACTCGGGTAGCAATGAGATCCTCAAGGTCAACGATGTGACCCTGCCGGATTCCACCGCCGAGGAACGCCCGAAAGAGACCACAGTGGTGACCATCACCGAGGACGACATCCTGGTGGACGGCCGTCCTGTTGCCACCATCAACGAGGTGATCACGTCCAACGGCCTGATTGATGGCCTGATGCAGGAGCTGCGGTTTCAGGCCACCAAACGCACGGAGCTGACTGAGCGCGAGAAAACGCTGGGGCGGGCCGTAACCATTCTGGGTGACCAGGAAATTCCCTACGAACTTCTGAAGCGGGTGATGCTGACCTGTGCCAAGGCGGATTATCGGGATCTTTCCATGGCCGTTTCACGCGTTTCCGGCAACAGCGGCGCCTGA